tgaCACGAGCGTGGCAGGTCTCAGCCACCCCACCCCAGGGACGTACCTGAGCACCAGCCCCCTCTTCACCGTCGTCTTCATCTTCTCAGTTAAATGCTCCACGTTGACCTACGTGGGGCATGAAATAAACCTTGTGGGGCTTGGAAACGGGAATAAATGtggcccccaccctgccccagggTGGGGTACGGGGTGTGTCTGGGGGTCCCCAACCTGCAAATCGTGGATGTTGAAGTGCTCCTCATAGATGTAGGCAGCATCGGCGCCGGCCGCCAGCCCCGCCATGGTGGCCAAGTAGCCACAGAAGCCACCCATGGTCTCGATGATGAAGACACGGCGCTTGGTCCCGGCCGCCGACTGCTTGATGCGGTCGCAGGTCTGAGGCAGTGGAAGAATtcaggtggggggaaaaaaaaaaaaaaaaaaagggatttagGTTAATGGATGTTGGTGTTGTTAAATGGGGaagggggcggaggggggggccgCACCGTGGTGATGGTGTTGAGCGCGGTGTCGGCGCCGATGCTGAAGTCGGAGCCGGGGACGTTGTTGGAGACGGTGGCGGGGATGATGCAGAGGGGGATGCAGAGCTCCTCGTACTTGGCCCTGCCCTCCACCAGCTCCAGGCTGCCCGTGAAAGCCTGCGGGCAGCGGGTCGGTGCGGGCAGCGGGTCGGTGCAGGCAGCGGGTCGGTGCGGGCAGCGTTgccggcagctgcctgcaccctccCACCGCGCCCCCCTCCCACTCACCTCGAAGCCACCGATGATGATCAGCCCGTGGATGCCGAAGTTGCTGATGTTGATGCTGATTTCCTCAAAGTATTTCTTGGGCAGGGTCCTGGGAGGGTGAAATCTCCCTGGCTGAGCCTGCCCGGTGTGGGGGGCTCgacttggggacccccccccacagGCTCCCCAGGAGGAGCGTTACCTCTTTGTCCCCAGTTTGGATCCTCCCAGGCCAGTCCAGCTGCCGACCGTGTCCCAGCCGATCTCTTCCACCTGGGGGGAAGAGAGCAAGTTAGAGGGGGACGGGGGAAGGATTTTGGGGTGCGCCGGCCTTGCTGTGACCGTATCAGAGTGATATTGGGGTAACCCAGTGCCCCCCAGGCTGCAGGATGGACCACAGAGGGGCTGGGGTTAGAACTGGGGTTGAGCATCCCCGTCCTGGGGGATCCCTCTTCcctgtggggctgtgctggtgctTTTTGGGGCCATACCCTCCTCCGCACACCCCCTTTTTTCCCGGGGTTCTCACCCTCCCGTAGGCGAGCCCCTCGAAGCCGTCGTGCACCGCCAGCATCCGGTGCCCGTGGATGAGGCCGATGCGCACGGTCGACCTGACGGCCGCGTTCATGCCGGCGGCCGGGGCGCCCACGTTGAGCACGGCCAGTGTGTAACCACTCTGCGGGGCGGGGGAAAAGAGCTGGTGTCAGTGTGGGGGGGGAGCTTGTGGGGTTCAGGGAGGGGTCCCCGTCactcccttccctgctgctgtaCCTTGGTGGAGGGGGGGCGGATGTGTGCCAGCAGCTTGTACACGTTCCAGTTGTTTTGGAAACTCCTGCAgatggaggggggggaaaggtgGGTGTGGGAACACCGGGGGTGCCccgtggggtgtgggggggcagtTGGCTGGAGCCTCGAGTCCCTGCTGGAATCGGGGTGCAGACGCTCACCGGCCCCGCAGCTTCAGAGCGTCTTCGAAGCGCCCCTCGTTCATCGCCATCGTCACGTCTTTGGTCTGTGGGGAGcaaaggcgggggggggtgaggatGGATGGGTTTGTGCCGCGTTGGCTGGGTTTGTGTCGTGTGGGACAGGGTTGTGTGTCCCTGCAGGGCTTTGTGCTGCGCCGTGTGGGTTTGCATCACATGGGGTGGGTTTGCGTCACACCAGCCGGGTTAGCGTCACACCGTGGGGCTTGCACAGAATCCCgaaatcatccgggttggaaaagcccctgaagctcctccagcccgaccatgaccctccccctgaccccccccaactgccccagacccctcagcgctggctcagcccgactcttcaacccccccagggatcccggggactccccccctgccctgggcagcccattccaacgcccaacagccccttctgcacagaaatccttcctcagagccagcctgaccctgccctgggcagcttgaggccattccctcggggcctggcgctggggccttggctccagagactcaccccccctctctgccccctcctggcagggagttgcagagggccaggaggtctcccctcagcctcctctgctccagactgaacccccccagttcccccagccgctccccagcagacctgtgctccagaccctgccccagctccgttgcccttctctggccacgctcgagtcattcaatggcctttttggggtgaggggcccagaactgaaccccctcagcgaggggcggcctccccagtgccgatcccagggctcagatcccttccctgtccctgtggccacgccagggctggcacaagccaggatgccgttggcacCGCACCAGCCGCGTTTGCCTTGGGTTGGATGGATTTGCACCGCGCCCGCTGGGTTCTCGTGGCGTGGGACAGCTCTGCGCTGTGCTGTGTGGGTTTGTGTTGCCCTGGGCAGGTTTGCACCGTGCCAGGCAGGGTTTGCATCATGTCAGAGATGTTTACAGCGTGCCGCGGGGCTTTGAATCGCACCCGACGGATTTTTAACCGCGCCCCCCGCGTCTGCATCCCACTGGATGTGTTTGCGCCGCATGCCTTTGCCCCCCTAAAGCTCTGTTCGCTTTATACTGGATGTTTTTGCAGCGCAGCTCTCTGCGGGGGCACCCAGGGTTGTTcttggggggtcccagccccccccTTACTCACCACCTGGACACACTCCATCAGGGGCAGGCGCACGGCTTGGTTGCCCGAGAGGCTGACGACGCAGGCGGGGGTCTCGGGGGTCCCCTCCAGCAGAGCCATGACGGCTTCAACACCCATCCGGCTGccctgtggggatggggacagggatgttaCCCCCCACCCCTGGACCCCCTCTCCGCCAGGGTTGtggtgggggggggagggagctgCCTACCAGGATGCGGTCGAAGGCGGAGGGTGTCCCGCCGCGCTGGACGTGGCCCAAAATGGTGACGCGGGTGTCGTATCCCAAACGCTTCACCACCAGCTGCAAGACAGGGATGCGCCTGGATCCGGCCCCGCTGCGGAGCCGGGCAAGGGCTGGGGagacaacacccccccccaaaaaaaaaaaagaaaaaaaaaaaaagaaaaaaggggctTCCCCCCCGCCATCCCCGCTCACGGTTTTGATGTCGTCGGAGGTGATGGCCTTGCCGTGCTTGTCGATGGCGCCTTCAGCCACGATGATGATGTTCAGCCTCGAGCCACCCACGCGGGTCTGgggggggacagagccaggggTGACaacggggacagggacggggacagggcaCCCACTGGAGCCCGTCCTACCTCCGTCAGCCTCCGGCACAAGTGGTCTTCCCAGTCATCCTCAGGGGGGGCCTCGGGGATGAAGACCCAGTCGGCGCCGCAGGCCAGGGCGGTGATGAGCGCCAGGTAGCTGAAACGGGTTCAAAAGAGGCCGTTTAgggtttgttgtattttttttttcccgcccGCTTTCTTTAtggggactcggatctgggtggTGGCGTGGGGACGTACCCGCAGTGGCGACCCATCACTTCCAGCACGAAGGTTCGCTGGTGGCTGCGGGAGACACGAGTTTCACCCCACGACAA
The sequence above is drawn from the Athene noctua chromosome 30, bAthNoc1.hap1.1, whole genome shotgun sequence genome and encodes:
- the PFKM gene encoding ATP-dependent 6-phosphofructokinase, muscle type isoform X1; its protein translation is MAQMPRGHGHGESLGAGKAIAVLTSGGDAQGMNAAVRAVVRVGIYTGAKVYFVHEGYQGLVDGGDNIKEATWESVSMMLQLGGTVIGSARCQDFRTHEGRLKAARNLVKRGITNLCVIGGDGSLTGADTFRAEWSTLLTELVKGGGITAEEAKKSSHLNIVGMVGSIDNDFCGTDMTIGTDSALHRIMEIVDAITTTAQSHQRTFVLEVMGRHCGYLALITALACGADWVFIPEAPPEDDWEDHLCRRLTETRVGGSRLNIIIVAEGAIDKHGKAITSDDIKTLVVKRLGYDTRVTILGHVQRGGTPSAFDRILGSRMGVEAVMALLEGTPETPACVVSLSGNQAVRLPLMECVQVTKDVTMAMNEGRFEDALKLRGRSFQNNWNVYKLLAHIRPPSTKSGYTLAVLNVGAPAAGMNAAVRSTVRIGLIHGHRMLAVHDGFEGLAYGRVEEIGWDTVGSWTGLGGSKLGTKRTLPKKYFEEISINISNFGIHGLIIIGGFEVSGRGARWEGAGSCRQRCPHRPAACTDPLPAPTRCPQAFTGSLELVEGRAKYEELCIPLCIIPATVSNNVPGSDFSIGADTALNTITTTCDRIKQSAAGTKRRVFIIETMGGFCGYLATMAGLAAGADAAYIYEEHFNIHDLQVNVEHLTEKMKTTVKRGLVLRNERCNENYTTDFIYNLYSEEGKGTFDCRKNVLGHMQQGGTPTPFDRNFGTKMGAKAVAWITGKIKECSRHGRIFANTADSACLLGMRKRSLVFQPIAELKEQTDFEHRIPKEQWWLKLRPILKILAKYNIELDTSEKAHLEHITRKRISLESNI
- the PFKM gene encoding ATP-dependent 6-phosphofructokinase, muscle type isoform X6, whose amino-acid sequence is MAQMPRGHGHGESLGAGKAIAVLTSGGDAQGMNAAVRAVVRVGIYTGAKVYFVHEGYQGLVDGGDNIKEATWESVSMMLQLGGTVIGSARCQDFRTHEGRLKAARNLVKRGITNLCVIGGDGSLTGADTFRAEWSTLLTELVKGGGITAEEAKKSSHLNIVGMVGSIDNDFCGTDMTIGTDSALHRIMEIVDAITTTAQSHQRTFVLEVMGRHCGYLALITALACGADWVFIPEAPPEDDWEDHLCRRLTETRVGGSRLNIIIVAEGAIDKHGKAITSDDIKTLVVKRLGYDTRVTILGHVQRGGTPSAFDRILGSRMGVEAVMALLEGTPETPACVVSLSGNQAVRLPLMECVQVTKDVTMAMNEGRFEDALKLRGRSFQNNWNVYKLLAHIRPPSTKLFSPAPQSGYTLAVLNVGAPAAGMNAAVRSTVRIGLIHGHRMLAVHDGFEGLAYGRVEEIGWDTVGSWTGLGGSKLGTKRTLPKKYFEEISINISNFGIHGLIIIGGFETCDRIKQSAAGTKRRVFIIETMGGFCGYLATMAGLAAGADAAYIYEEHFNIHDLQVNVEHLTEKMKTTVKRGLVLRNERCNENYTTDFIYNLYSEEGKGTFDCRKNVLGHMQQGGTPTPFDRNFGTKMGAKAVAWITGKIKECSRHGRIFANTADSACLLGMRKRSLVFQPIAELKEQTDFEHRIPKEQWWLKLRPILKILAKYNIELDTSEKAHLEHITRKRISLESNI
- the PFKM gene encoding ATP-dependent 6-phosphofructokinase, muscle type isoform X5, which produces MAQMPRGHGHGESLGAGKAIAVLTSGGDAQGMNAAVRAVVRVGIYTGAKVYFVHEGYQGLVDGGDNIKEATWESVSMMLQLGGTVIGSARCQDFRTHEGRLKAARNLVKRGITNLCVIGGDGSLTGADTFRAEWSTLLTELVKGGGITAEEAKKSSHLNIVGMVGSIDNDFCGTDMTIGTDSALHRIMEIVDAITTTAQSHQRTFVLEVMGRHCGYLALITALACGADWVFIPEAPPEDDWEDHLCRRLTETRVGGSRLNIIIVAEGAIDKHGKAITSDDIKTLVVKRLGYDTRVTILGHVQRGGTPSAFDRILTKDVTMAMNEGRFEDALKLRGRSFQNNWNVYKLLAHIRPPSTKSGYTLAVLNVGAPAAGMNAAVRSTVRIGLIHGHRMLAVHDGFEGLAYGRVEEIGWDTVGSWTGLGGSKLGTKRTLPKKYFEEISINISNFGIHGLIIIGGFEAFTGSLELVEGRAKYEELCIPLCIIPATVSNNVPGSDFSIGADTALNTITTTCDRIKQSAAGTKRRVFIIETMGGFCGYLATMAGLAAGADAAYIYEEHFNIHDLQVNVEHLTEKMKTTVKRGLVLRNERCNENYTTDFIYNLYSEEGKGTFDCRKNVLGHMQQGGTPTPFDRNFGTKMGAKAVAWITGKIKECSRHGRIFANTADSACLLGMRKRSLVFQPIAELKEQTDFEHRIPKEQWWLKLRPILKILAKYNIELDTSEKAHLEHITRKRISLESNI
- the PFKM gene encoding ATP-dependent 6-phosphofructokinase, muscle type isoform X2, with the protein product MAQMPRGHGHGESLGAGKAIAVLTSGGDAQGMNAAVRAVVRVGIYTGAKVYFVHEGYQGLVDGGDNIKEATWESVSMMLQLGGTVIGSARCQDFRTHEGRLKAARNLVKRGITNLCVIGGDGSLTGADTFRAEWSTLLTELVKGGGITAEEAKKSSHLNIVGMVGSIDNDFCGTDMTIGTDSALHRIMEIVDAITTTAQSHQRTFVLEVMGRHCGYLALITALACGADWVFIPEAPPEDDWEDHLCRRLTETRVGGSRLNIIIVAEGAIDKHGKAITSDDIKTLVVKRLGYDTRVTILGHVQRGGTPSAFDRILGSRMGVEAVMALLEGTPETPACVVSLSGNQAVRLPLMECVQVTKDVTMAMNEGRFEDALKLRGRSFQNNWNVYKLLAHIRPPSTKLFSPAPQSGYTLAVLNVGAPAAGMNAAVRSTVRIGLIHGHRMLAVHDGFEGLAYGRVEEIGWDTVGSWTGLGGSKLGTKRTLPKKYFEEISINISNFGIHGLIIIGGFEAFTGSLELVEGRAKYEELCIPLCIIPATVSNNVPGSDFSIGADTALNTITTTCDRIKQSAAGTKRRVFIIETMGGFCGYLATMAGLAAGADAAYIYEEHFNIHDLQVNVEHLTEKMKTTVKRGLVLRNERCNENYTTDFIYNLYSEEGKGTFDCRKNVLGHMQQGGTPTPFDRNFGTKMGAKAVAWITGKIKECSRHGRIFANTADSACLLGMRKRSLVFQPIAELKEQTDFEHRIPKEQWWLKLRPILKILAKYNIELDTSEKAHLEHITRKRISLESNI
- the PFKM gene encoding ATP-dependent 6-phosphofructokinase, muscle type isoform X4, which produces MAQMPRGHGHGESLGAGKAIAVLTSGGDAQGMNAAVRAVVRVGIYTGAKVYFVHEGYQGLVDGGDNIKEATWESVSMMLQLGGTVIGSARCQDFRTHEGRLKAARNLVKRGITNLCVIGGDGSLTGADTFRAEWSTLLTELVKGGGITAEEAKKSSHLNIVGMVGSIDNDFCGTDMTIGTDSALHRIMEIVDAITTTAQSHQRTFVLEVMGRHCGYLALITALACGADWVFIPEAPPEDDWEDHLCRRLTETRVGGSRLNIIIVAEGAIDKHGKAITSDDIKTGSRMGVEAVMALLEGTPETPACVVSLSGNQAVRLPLMECVQVTKDVTMAMNEGRFEDALKLRGRSFQNNWNVYKLLAHIRPPSTKSGYTLAVLNVGAPAAGMNAAVRSTVRIGLIHGHRMLAVHDGFEGLAYGRVEEIGWDTVGSWTGLGGSKLGTKRTLPKKYFEEISINISNFGIHGLIIIGGFEAFTGSLELVEGRAKYEELCIPLCIIPATVSNNVPGSDFSIGADTALNTITTTCDRIKQSAAGTKRRVFIIETMGGFCGYLATMAGLAAGADAAYIYEEHFNIHDLQVNVEHLTEKMKTTVKRGLVLRNERCNENYTTDFIYNLYSEEGKGTFDCRKNVLGHMQQGGTPTPFDRNFGTKMGAKAVAWITGKIKECSRHGRIFANTADSACLLGMRKRSLVFQPIAELKEQTDFEHRIPKEQWWLKLRPILKILAKYNIELDTSEKAHLEHITRKRISLESNI
- the PFKM gene encoding ATP-dependent 6-phosphofructokinase, muscle type isoform X3, whose product is MAQMPRGHGHGESLGAGKAIAVLTSGGDAQGMNAAVRAVVRVGIYTGAKVYFVHEGYQGLVDGGDNIKEATWESVSMMLQLGGTVIGSARCQDFRTHEGRLKAARNLVKRGITNLCVIGGDGSLTGADTFRAEWSTLLTELVKGGGITAEEAKKSSHLNIVGMVGSIDNDFCGTDMTIGTDSALHRIMEIVDAITTTAQSHQRTFVLEVMGRHCGYLALITALACGADWVFIPEAPPEDDWEDHLCRRLTETRVGGSRLNIIIVAEGAIDKHGKAITSDDIKTLVVKRLGYDTRVTILGHVQRGGTPSAFDRILGSRMGVEAVMALLEGTPETPACVVSLSGNQAVRLPLMECVQVTKDVTMAMNEGRFEDALKLRGRSFQNNWNVYKLLAHIRPPSTKSGYTLAVLNVGAPAAGMNAAVRSTVRIGLIHGHRMLAVHDGFEGLAYGRVEEIGWDTVGSWTGLGGSKLGTKRTLPKKYFEEISINISNFGIHGLIIIGGFEAFTGSLELVEGRAKYEELCIPLCIIPATVSNNVPGSDFSIGADTALNTITTTCDRIKQSAAGTKRRVFIIETMGGFCGYLATMAGLAAGADAAYIYEEHFNIHDLQVNVEHLTEKMKTTVKRGLVLRNERCNENYTTDFIYNLYSEEGKGTFDCRKNVLGHMQQGGTPTPFDRNFGTKMGAKAVAWITGKIKECSRHGRIFANTADSACLLGMRKRSLVFQPIAELKEQTDFEHRIPKEQWWLKLRPILKILAKYNIELDTSEKAHLEHITRKRISLESNI